Within the Candidatus Marsarchaeota archaeon genome, the region CAAGGCTGCTGCCTTGCCTACAATGTCAACCTTGCTCTGCACAACTATTGCGTTTTTTATGCCGAGCAGATTTATGACCATTAGGTGCTCCTTTGTCTGCTGCATCGGGCATGGCTCATTCGCAGCTATAACAAAGAGGATGGCGTTTATTATGTTTGCACCCGCTATAGCAGTAGCCATAAGCGTTTCGTGCCCTGGCGCATCGAGTATAGATATGCGCATTATGGGCTCTGCCTTAGAGCCGCACTGCTCGCATGTATCTCCCACAGTATACGCTTGCGGCGCGGCACAATCAGGGCACTTCTTTATTATTGTATCGGCATAGCCAAGCTTTATTGTCATATTGCGCTTTAGGCTTTCGCTATGCCTGTCTGTCCATACGTGGGTAAGCGCCTGCACTAGCGTTGTCTTGCCATGGTCGACGTGGCCCAAGGTCCCTATGTTCAATGCACTCTGCTTTATGCTATCCAGCTAATCACTCCTGCCCCTTATTTCTGCGCCTCTGCCTTTTCTTCGGCTTTCTTTTCCTTTTGCGGTATGATTTCGCTTATGCTCTTGTCGCCGTACTTGGTTATCACGGTGTTTATCTGCTCCGTAGACTCGCTTATGGTGCTGCCTGATACCGTGAGCCTTCGAAACTCGCCCTTGTTCCTGCCCGAAAGGGCTATCCTTTTCAGCACCTGCCTCTTTGCTGTGCCCTGTATGCTGTTTTCCATTGGAAAGCCGCTCTTGTCAGAGCCGCCGGTTATCTTCAGCACGTAGCCCTGCAGGCCGATTACGGCGCCGTCTATCTCGTCGCCGATTCTTTTGTTCAGCAGCGCTGCAACCATGTCTGAGCTGACCTCCGCCTGGCCGGTCAGCCCTGTCTTCTTGTCGGAATATACTATTTTCATCTTCTCACTTCAGTAAGATTATCGCTAAAATCATTTGTGCAAATGCGGCTTTACCTGTACATGTTTTCTGGCTCCTCCTTGAAGCGCCTGATGCGCTCCGCAAGCTCCTTAGGTACTGTAGGCCTGATTTCTGAAAGCGCATTGTCGAAATCGGCTTTCGTAACCTGGGCGCGGCCGCTGCGTATGGCGTTCATGCCTGCCTCGCGCGTAAGGTTTTCGATTTCCGCGCCGGTATAGCCTTCAGTAGCCTTTGCCAGCTCATTGAGGTTTACGTCTTTTGCCAGGGGCATGCGCCTGGTATGCACCTTGAGTATGGCAAGCCTGGCCTCCTCGTTAGGCATGGGCAGCTCTATTATCTTGTCGAACCTTCCAGGCCTCAGAAGCGCAGGGTCTATTATGTCAGGCCTGTTCGTGG harbors:
- a CDS encoding 30S ribosomal protein S6e, with translation MKIVYSDKKTGLTGQAEVSSDMVAALLNKRIGDEIDGAVIGLQGYVLKITGGSDKSGFPMENSIQGTAKRQVLKRIALSGRNKGEFRRLTVSGSTISESTEQINTVITKYGDKSISEIIPQKEKKAEEKAEAQK